In Mercurialis annua linkage group LG6, ddMerAnnu1.2, whole genome shotgun sequence, the following are encoded in one genomic region:
- the LOC126687025 gene encoding probable xyloglucan endotransglucosylase/hydrolase protein 27 — MAMNSFLGFSFMFILFTSVHGFSRNYPFSNFNQSFVPIFGDDHISSIDDQGKSVQLSLDQTTGCGFTSRNSYYHAYYSASIKLPSNYSAGVVVTFYTSNSKYYVNNHDELDFEFLGNIRSQDWVIQTNVYGNGSMNRGREERFSLGFDPTQDFHTYSILWVSNSIIFYIDDIPIRETRRVDAMGGDFPSKPMSLYATIWDGSAWATGGGKYKIDYKYAPYIAKYKDFVLHGCSANPTQLPPKCDDSSSDMNATFDGLTNRERLVMKSFRLKHLTYSYCRDPARYPTPLPECVFDRQVARKRN; from the coding sequence ATGGCCATGAATTCATTTCTAGGGTTTTCTTTCATGTTCATTCTTTTCACTTCTGTCCACGGGTTCTCAAGAAATTACCCGTTCTCAAATTTTAATCAATCTTTCGTTCCGATATTTGGAGACGATCATATTAGTTCTATAGATGATCAAGGCAAATCTGTTCAACTTTCGCTCGATCAAACTACGGGTTGTGGTTTTACGTCTCGTAATTCTTATTATCATGCATATTATAGTGCCTCTATTAAGCTACCATCAAATTATAGTGCTGGAGTTGTGGTAACATTTTACACATCAAATAGTAAATACTATGTGAATAACCATGACGAGTTAGATTTTGAATTCTTGGGGAATATTCGAAGCCAAGATTGGGTTATTCAAACCAATGTTTATGGCAATGGAAGCATGAATAGGGGACGCGAAGAACGATTTAGTCTCGGGTTTGATCCAACTCAAGATTTTCATACTTATAGTATACTTTGGGTAAGCAATTCGATTATTTTTTATATCGATGATATTCCTATTAGAGAAACTCGAAGAGTTGATGCAATGGGCGGGGATTTTCCTTCTAAACCTATGTCTTTGTATGCTACAATTTGGGATGGTTCAGCTTGGGCCACAGGTGGTGGCAAGTACAAGATTGATTACAAATATGCCCCTTACATCGCCAAGTATAAGGATTTCGTTTTACACGGATGCTCCGCCAACCCGACCCAACTACCGCCAAAATGTGACGATAGTAGCTCGGATATGAATGCAACATTTGATGGTTTAACAAATAGAGAGAGGTTGGTAATGAAGAGTTTTAGGTTGAAACATTTAACCTATTCTTATTGCCGGGATCCCGCTAGATACCCGACTCCGTTGCCCGAGTGTGTATTTGATCGGCAGGTagcaagaaaaagaaattaa